The Hippoglossus hippoglossus isolate fHipHip1 chromosome 2, fHipHip1.pri, whole genome shotgun sequence DNA segment AGGTGGTTCCATTTGTTGAACAGTTTGAAAGTAGGGTCAAATTTTGGCTACCTGCACAACAACAGCCGTTCCAATCTGGTCCTGTCCAGTTGTTCCACCCGAAAGCAGGTAGACACGCGTACAGAAGCGGAGGCACCCACACCACGAGCAACGCTAGAGGAAAGCTGCGATGCATCCACAAGTTATTGTAATGCAGGGGGGTGACAATGCAAATGTAGCGCTCATAGTGCACCATTACCAGGTTGAAGAGGAACGCCAAGAAGAGGAAGTTTGGAAATATGTGCGCCACCAAGCAGGAGCTGAAGCTCAACTCCCGGTTCAGGCCCATGAGCGGTACGAAAGGCAACGCCACACCCGTGCACATGTCCGCCACCAGCAGGCTGAGGAAGAAGTAGTTGGGCGTGTTGTGGAGCTGGCGGTTCCAGGCGATGCCCAGGATGATGACGAGGTTGGCCAGGATGATGGAGGTCGACAGCGGCACGGTGATGGCATAGATGAGCTGCTCCCTGGAGAGGCCGAAGAAGGAGTCATTGTCGTCCATCGCGGTTGGAATCTGGAGACTTGCTCACATTCGCAGCCCGGCACCACTCCCATTAAGGTGCAGCTACCCTGCAGAGAAACACCGTCATAACTGGAGTAAATGAGGAGACCCTGTCCAGAACAGGACCAGGAACTAATATCCAAAATGACCTGAGCTCTTCCAGAAGCTTATCCAGAAAAGGGCATATTGTAGGATGAAAGGATAAAGGGA contains these protein-coding regions:
- the gpbar1 gene encoding G-protein coupled bile acid receptor 1; this translates as MDDNDSFFGLSREQLIYAITVPLSTSIILANLVIILGIAWNRQLHNTPNYFFLSLLVADMCTGVALPFVPLMGLNRELSFSSCLVAHIFPNFLFLAFLFNLVMVHYERYICIVTPLHYNNLWMHRSFPLALLVVWVPPLLYACLPAFGWNNWTGPDWNGCCCAGSQNLTLLSNCSTNGTTCCSYRRVFPNAFIYLEVYGLVLPAILTIAAMTGRVLWITRGQLKDICRLHRSVDRGSQASYQEQRLNLRYTRCVVAVSLTFLACWVPYLIYMHVCVAVLLSDTKRNSTAHIVLSCTGIGSMAVVPLVLGLANKQYTEPAYKLLQKLRDRWRKTQASEEVVV